A genome region from Triticum aestivum cultivar Chinese Spring chromosome 2B, IWGSC CS RefSeq v2.1, whole genome shotgun sequence includes the following:
- the LOC123041413 gene encoding uncharacterized protein — protein MRYPIMINVVAVCLVLSTLAAAGVWSPAPTPPAQQHGEHVLREGRRVVIVEYERELPLTPGHGDAKETHVLAPHALDGLEAKETVSDEARGAVSNAADKVAGAAEDGKEKLSNAKESATGKVFGAVKRCKDKLCGAAKGLEEGARDGVSRVKDGAEDTVTAAGETLSGAKDKAEDKVFDAAPEAKGAATSAKDKVSEAAGGAKEKAAHIKDGAAGTVRSAKDKVSEAAGGAKEKAADVKDKAAETVTNAKDKVSEAAGEAKEKASHVKDRAAETVTSAKGKVSEAAKNAKDKVSDIAERAEDYAEDAAESAAEKVARAEEVAKAKAGEVTKNLTDIARRAREVASDAASYLLGAPMEAARTATAMMHLLGFATAYGACVWVTFVSSHVLAASLPRQQLGVVQSKLYPVYFRAMAYCVGLALAAHLLGRERSSFAARAQSFNLLSALGLVLANMLLLEPKATKVMFERMKVEKEEGRGRDMADIIDPPAVTVATAATTTTATPTAAGARSPVDGTTGTATVRAAKTTTTTTSVTAPDAEMAKSKVVRLNKRLKQLNSYSSLCNVLSLMALTWHLVHLARRLQMSTAC, from the exons ATGCGATATCCCATCATGATAAACGTTGTAGCCGTATGCCTCGTCCTCTCCACCCTGGCCGCGGCCGGCGTTTGGTCGCCAGCGCCTACCCCGCCGGCCCAGCAGCACGGTGAGCATGTCCTCCGGGAGGGCCGCCGCGTCGTCATCGTCGAGTACGAGCGCGAGCTCCCGCTCACCCCGGGCCACGGCGACGCCAAAGAGACGCACGTCTTGGCCCCACACGCTCTCGACGGCCTTGAGGCGAAAGAAACGGTGTCGGATGAGGCCAGGGGAGCCGTCTCCAACGCGGCGGACAAGGTGGCTGGCGCGGCGGAGGATGGCAAGGAGAAGCTGTCCAATGCCAAGGAGAGCGCCACGGGCAAGGTGTTCGGCGCGGTGAAGCGCTGCAAGGACAAGCTCTGCGGCGCCGCCAAGGGGTTGGAGGAGGGCGCGAGAGACGGGGTCTCCCGCGTCAAAGATGGCGCGGAGGACACGGTGACAGCTGCCGGGGAGACGCTCTCTGGTGCCAAGGACAAAGCGGAGGACAAGGTGTTCGACGCTGCACCAGAGGCGAAGGGCGCTGCGACGAGTGCCAAGGACAAGGTCTCCGAAGCAGCCGGTGGAGCCAAGGAGAAGGCAGCACACATCAAGGATGGAGCGGCTGGAACCGTGAGGAGTGCCAAGGACAAGGTCTCTGAAGCAGCCGGTGGAGCCAAGGAGAAGGCAGCAGACGTGAAGGACAAAGCAGCTGAAACAGTGACGAATGCCAAAGACAAGGTTTCAGAAGCCGCCGGTGAAGCCAAGGAGAAGGCATCGCACGTGAAGGACCGAGCAGCCGAGACAGTGACCAGTGCCAAGGGCAAGGTCTCTGAAGCTGCAAAGAACGCCAAAGACAAGGTCTCTGACATTGCAGAGCGTGCAGAGGATTACGCTGAGGATGCCGCTGAGAGCGCGGCCGAGAAGGTGGCGCGGGCCGAGGAGGTCGCCAAGGCGAAGGCCGGCGAGGTGACCAAGAACCTGACCGACATCGCTAGGCGGGCCCGTGAGGTGGCGTCCGACGCCGCCTCATACCTGCTCGGCGCGCCCATGGAGGCCGCGCGCACCGCGACGGCCATGATGCACCTGCTGGGGTTCGCCACGGCCTACGGCGCGTGCGTGTGGGTGACGTTCGTATCGAGCCACGTCCTCGCTGCCTCGCTGCCCCGGCAGCAGCTCGGCGTGGTGCAGAGCAAGCTGTACCCAGTGTACTTCCGCGCCATGGCCTACTGCGTCGGCCTGGCCCTCGCGGCGCACCTGCTCGGCCGCGAGCGTAGTTCCTTCGCGGCGCGCGCCCAGAGCTTCAACTTGCTCAGCGCGCTGGGACTGGTCCTCGCCAACATGCTGCTTCTCGAGCCAAAAGCCACCAAG GTGATGTTCGAGAGGATGAAAGTGGAGAAGGAAGAAGGCAGAGGAAGGGACATGGCGGACATCATCGACCCGCCGGCCGTCACCGTGGCCACGGCCGCCACGACCACCACAGCCACCCCCACGGCAGCAGGAGCCCGCAGCCCGGTGGACGGCACGACGGGAACCGCCACCGTCAGGGCGGCGAAGACCACGACGACGACGACCTCGGTGACGGCGCCCGACGCGGAGATGGCCAAGAGCAAGGTGGTGAGGCTGAACAAGCGGCTGAAGCAGCTCAACAGCTACTCGTCCCTGTGCAACGTGCTGTCCCTGATGGCCCTGACGTGGCACCTCGTTCACCTGGCTCGTCGCCTGCAGATGAGCACCGCCTGCTAG